In the genome of Megalops cyprinoides isolate fMegCyp1 chromosome 7, fMegCyp1.pri, whole genome shotgun sequence, one region contains:
- the ogfr gene encoding opioid growth factor receptor — protein sequence MVVLLPLQNLPRLVPKLIYFIFRLLCSCIKIDCSVMEDDLVCEYDSTWDTESDGDDLGESITRRSSQDKTQKSWGFWSNPSSRNLRAARDMQNYRHGYPNINEEECPEERMTNLKFYLNEITSSPDEVSIEAFHKEWKTDYKRLERVHSYIQWLFPLREPGVNYMASELTKKEIQAFRESEEAKRRLVESYELMLGFYGIQLLNKDTGEVKRAENWRERFANLERNMHNNLRITRILKSLGELGFEHYQAPLVRFFLEETLVRKNLSSVKRSVLDYFLFAVRDKRERRKLIKFAFQNYEPKDKFVWCPRKIQKRLRKKSEKKQEASGNGESGASEEGRVKSKVKDGEAGSALKEEKPTDNSTETQRLTEDETRADLQRSVQGSSVDPEPLPEVSSVDPKVMGNGDTEHSGASDSSHVKDETKNDERLKEDSQTEENAQCQPSSANAKQADGGTAASEKPAKKKREEVTTEEFSNGQDQTMEGPTDSSPDNRESEQRSSPLSAGSHTNTGEGSVSPPTGEGRAEKQPRTDFCDPATTAENKEMSETNDMKGKDAGNGPNMLKPSNATVTLEDLDTSASTRTNGMNTEEQMDIEPATSIETDMDQS from the exons ATGGTTGTTCTTCTTCCGTTGCAAAACTTGCCAAGGCTGGTTCCaaagttaatttatttcatatttagaCTGCTCTGCTCTTGCATCAAGATTGATTGTTCGGTTATGGAGGACGATTTAGTCTGCGAGTATGATTCGACTTGGGACACGGAAAGCGATGGAGACGACTTGGGGGAAAGCATAACGCGGCGTTCAAGCCAGGACAAAACTCAGAAATCCTGGGGcttt TGGTCAAATCCATCTTCAAGAAACCTGCGTGCTGCAAGGGACATGCAAAACTACAGGCATGGATATCCA AATATCAATGAAGAAGAATGCCCAGAGGAAAGAATGActaatttaaaattttacctGAATGAAATTACGTCTTCCCCTGATG AGGTCTCAATAGAGGCATTTCATAAAGAATGGAAGACAGACTATAAAAGATTGGAAAGAGTCCATTCCTACATTCAGTG GCTGTTTCCTCTGCGAGAACCAGGAGTGAACTACATGGCCAGTGAGCTGACGAAGAAGGAAATCCAG GCATTTCGTGAGAGTGAAGAGGCAAAGCGGAGGCTGGTAGAGTCCTATGAGCTCATGTTGGGCTTCTATGGTATACAGCTGCTCAACAAAGACACAGGGGAGGTCAAGCGTGCAGAAAACTGGAGGGAGAGATTTGCCAACCTTGAAAG AAATATGCACAATAATCTACGCATCACCCGTATCCTGAAGAGCCTAGGGGAGCTTGGATTCGAGCATTACCAGGCCCCGTTGGTGCGCTTCTTCTTGGAGGAGACGCTAGTCCGGAAGAACCTGAGCAGTGTGAAGAGGAGTGTGCTGGACTACTTCCTGTTTGCTGTTCGAGACAAGAGAGAGCGAAGGAAACTGATCAAGTTTGCCTTTCAGAACTACGAGCCAAAAGATAAGTTTGTATGGTGTCCTAGAAAGATCCAGAAACGTCTCAGGAAGAAATCTGAGAAGAAGCAGGAAGCATCGGGAAATGGAGAGAGTGGAGCCTCAGAGGAAGGGCGAGTGAAGAGCAAAGTGAAAGACGGCGAGGCGGGAAGTGCCCTGAAGGAGGAAAAGCCCACTGACAACAGTACAGAGACCCAGCGGCTGACGGAGGATGAAACTCGTGCAGACTTACAGAGGTCAGTCCAGGGGTCATCGGTTGACCCTGAGCCGCTGCCTGAGGTGTCCTCGGTGGATCCCAAAGTCATGGGCAACGGGGACACGGAGCACTCCGGAGCCAGTGATTCAAGCCATGTAAAAGACGAAACGAAAAATGATGAACGACTCAAAGAGGATAGTCAAACAGAAGAGAATGCCCAGTGCCAACCAAGTTCAGCCAATGCCAAACAAGCAGATGGAGGAACGGCTGCCTCTGAGAAACCAGCAAAGAAGAAACGGGAAGAAGTGACGACTGAGGAATTCTCCAATGGCCAGGACCAGACCATGGAGGgccccacagacagcagcccaGATAACCGTGAGTCTGAGCAGCGCAGCAGCCCTTTGAGTGCAGggagtcacacaaacacaggggaAGGCAGCGTTTCGCCTCCTACTGGGGAAGGGCgagctgaaaaacagcccaGAACTGACTTCTGTGACCCAGCTacaacagctgaaaacaaggaaatgtcAGAAACAAATGATATGAAAGGCAAAGATGCAGGCAATGGTCCAAACATGTTGAAGCCAAGCAATGCTACAGTGACCCTTGAAGATCTAGATACATCTGCAAGCACCAGAACAAATGGAATGAATACTGAGGAGCAAATGGACATCGAACCAGCCACCAGTATAGAAACTGATATGGATCAGTCTTGA